A region of Blastocatellia bacterium DNA encodes the following proteins:
- a CDS encoding tubulin-like doman-containing protein, which translates to MAMQALVMGFGGTGAHILTALKELTVLKHGKVPETIKFLLFDTIADWEPGKAVQIVGGAAEEKIAKSEDEAASLDPDTEYFQLADFQPDLKTHVFDYLLAGKPEEYPHLKDWLHAPWLSENVPPHQLAITIGAAQQRQIGRFAMFKNASTIVARLSPIIRRLKEQAAGADVNVWLISSAVGGTGAGCFIDAAYLTRLAASSAGVTNVKLTGVIVLPNVYSGVAGISQARGYSLLRELERVQEQGISANDRYVDRNRQLVSSRVIYDKSEVQTATVKSRLFDDLFYLGSDCPTEEDRKKFFTSVASAIDPYLDESSGPRLLEWAVNDTAAASAFGAARIYVPTETFAQKFAWEQVAEYLRRAAAPQESGDRVVNLSSGSEQDRQDNATSKVKGLLKLFEQLLEQESKPERAREAFVRNELDARQIVTLWYELTGSNRTPQEQAVLLTYVDPFYSFIEADRPADVKEWETKTFKENEQTKGVKEKQEDSKARFADRLEEIKKRYTNMAGGERTFEKGRRYVLNTISEILQKRADALFVEELVRNRTQFAQNASTPDQGTVLTRLYAEVTWMLGDQGPMRKIHEIVGQFVATLAKEAADRNNRYAAGLQALRDSRKSGLGFGVWVEGSQQAARIQSSEYIHWFQKYELLKDMQQMVNNVEKRLKQWESLLGRLFDNLVRRERGRDSEPSALFTVTQIYLKGTLEERLYRAARNRSALISLGKDPDPEMHGFQEQLRSESATGLAETLLRDSHWEAGLTAEGMPELTLVIESDGFDNRRYKGREIRDIVQDLYRYFHRQIDTKLANTDIFKYLLWLQDNRDISTAQVAQLLNTEANALINAGGEPEMRTLVYKEPNGTDKKNLAEAIVGRLKPLAGVETSYSDRNAIILIKIKKPGLDEIVDIQNCWLDYFRLRNAQLAGKERHDNELKRALVFHPFRQEMEAWYIERYYRTKAGTADVRTLRPRVVRLLEYPEMMQHFVHGIVTGAVEYIEDRGWVWHGSNEDVDLTSERENPNADVISAAICFALKQAEGRPDGLKRIAPKDAERSVIKKAEQHNKPLTQLLKEYIPAKLDEFLNKHAPTDLREQLKMVFTFYCDPRIRTGLQHRMNLD; encoded by the coding sequence ATGGCAATGCAAGCACTGGTAATGGGATTTGGCGGCACCGGCGCGCACATCCTCACCGCTTTGAAAGAACTGACCGTCCTTAAACATGGCAAGGTGCCTGAGACTATCAAGTTCCTGCTCTTTGACACCATCGCCGATTGGGAGCCGGGCAAAGCCGTGCAGATCGTCGGCGGCGCGGCGGAAGAGAAGATCGCCAAGAGCGAGGATGAGGCCGCTTCTCTGGACCCGGACACGGAGTACTTTCAACTGGCTGACTTCCAGCCCGACCTGAAGACCCATGTCTTTGATTACCTGTTAGCGGGAAAGCCGGAAGAATATCCTCATCTGAAGGATTGGCTGCATGCGCCGTGGTTAAGCGAAAACGTCCCCCCGCACCAACTCGCAATCACCATCGGCGCGGCGCAACAACGCCAGATCGGGCGTTTCGCCATGTTCAAGAACGCCAGCACCATCGTCGCGCGACTCAGCCCCATCATCCGGCGTTTGAAGGAACAGGCCGCCGGCGCAGATGTCAACGTGTGGCTCATCAGCTCTGCGGTAGGCGGCACGGGGGCCGGGTGCTTCATCGACGCCGCTTACCTGACGCGGCTGGCCGCGAGCTCGGCCGGGGTCACCAACGTCAAGCTCACCGGCGTCATCGTGTTGCCTAACGTTTATTCGGGCGTGGCGGGAATCAGCCAGGCGCGCGGCTACAGCCTGCTGCGCGAGCTGGAGCGCGTGCAGGAGCAGGGGATTTCGGCCAATGACCGCTATGTGGACAGGAATCGGCAATTAGTCTCTTCGCGAGTCATCTACGACAAGAGCGAGGTCCAAACGGCAACGGTCAAGAGCCGTCTGTTCGACGACCTGTTTTATCTCGGCAGCGACTGTCCTACTGAAGAGGACCGCAAGAAATTTTTCACCTCTGTCGCCAGCGCCATTGACCCTTACCTGGACGAGAGTTCCGGGCCCCGGCTGTTGGAATGGGCGGTCAACGATACGGCGGCGGCTTCAGCCTTTGGCGCGGCGCGCATCTACGTGCCGACGGAGACCTTCGCCCAGAAGTTCGCCTGGGAACAGGTTGCAGAATACTTGCGCCGGGCCGCCGCCCCGCAGGAGAGCGGTGATCGGGTCGTCAACTTATCTTCGGGTTCGGAGCAGGATCGCCAGGATAACGCCACCAGCAAAGTTAAAGGCTTGCTCAAGCTCTTTGAGCAATTGCTCGAACAGGAGTCAAAGCCTGAGCGGGCCAGGGAGGCGTTCGTTCGCAACGAGCTTGACGCCCGCCAGATCGTCACGCTCTGGTACGAGTTGACCGGCAGTAATCGCACGCCTCAGGAACAGGCCGTGCTGCTGACCTACGTAGACCCCTTTTATTCTTTTATCGAAGCCGACCGGCCCGCGGATGTAAAGGAATGGGAGACGAAGACCTTCAAAGAGAACGAGCAGACCAAGGGGGTCAAGGAGAAACAGGAAGACTCCAAGGCGCGATTTGCTGACCGGCTGGAGGAAATCAAAAAGCGCTACACCAACATGGCCGGCGGCGAGCGCACCTTCGAGAAGGGCCGCCGTTACGTGCTCAACACCATCTCTGAGATTTTGCAGAAACGGGCGGATGCCTTGTTCGTCGAAGAGCTGGTTAGGAACCGCACCCAGTTCGCGCAGAATGCGAGCACGCCGGATCAAGGCACGGTACTGACGCGACTGTACGCGGAAGTCACCTGGATGTTAGGCGACCAAGGGCCGATGAGAAAAATTCACGAGATCGTCGGCCAATTCGTGGCGACGCTGGCGAAAGAGGCGGCTGATCGGAACAACCGTTATGCTGCCGGATTGCAGGCGCTACGGGACAGCAGAAAGTCCGGCCTGGGGTTCGGCGTCTGGGTGGAAGGCTCGCAGCAAGCCGCGCGCATCCAAAGCTCCGAATACATCCATTGGTTTCAAAAGTACGAGCTGCTGAAGGATATGCAGCAGATGGTCAACAATGTTGAGAAGCGGCTGAAACAGTGGGAGAGCCTGCTCGGCAGATTGTTCGACAACCTGGTGCGCCGCGAAAGGGGGCGAGACAGCGAGCCCTCGGCGCTGTTTACGGTCACGCAGATCTACCTCAAAGGCACTCTGGAAGAGCGACTTTACCGCGCGGCGCGCAACCGCAGCGCCCTGATCAGCCTCGGCAAGGACCCCGACCCGGAGATGCACGGCTTTCAGGAGCAATTGCGCAGTGAGTCGGCCACGGGGTTGGCCGAAACCTTGTTAAGAGACTCGCACTGGGAGGCGGGCTTGACCGCCGAAGGGATGCCGGAACTGACTTTGGTCATCGAGAGTGATGGCTTCGACAATAGGCGGTATAAGGGGCGGGAAATCCGCGACATTGTCCAGGACCTGTACCGCTACTTCCATCGCCAGATCGACACGAAGCTAGCCAACACAGACATCTTCAAATACCTGCTCTGGCTACAAGACAATCGTGATATTAGCACGGCTCAGGTTGCGCAGTTGCTGAACACGGAAGCTAACGCGCTCATTAACGCCGGCGGCGAGCCCGAAATGCGAACCCTGGTCTATAAAGAGCCGAACGGCACGGATAAGAAGAACCTGGCCGAGGCCATCGTAGGGCGGCTCAAGCCGCTGGCGGGGGTCGAGACGAGCTACTCCGACCGCAACGCCATTATCTTGATCAAAATCAAGAAGCCCGGCCTTGACGAGATTGTCGATATCCAAAACTGCTGGCTCGATTACTTCAGATTGCGTAACGCGCAACTGGCCGGCAAGGAGAGACACGACAATGAGCTGAAGCGGGCCCTCGTCTTCCACCCATTCCGCCAGGAGATGGAGGCGTGGTATATCGAGCGGTACTATAGAACGAAGGCCGGCACCGCCGACGTGCGGACGCTCCGGCCACGTGTCGTGCGGCTGCTGGAATACCCGGAGATGATGCAGCATTTTGTCCATGGCATCGTCACCGGCGCTGTCGAGTACATAGAGGACCGGGGCTGGGTCTGGCACGGGTCGAACGAGGATGTTGACTTAACCAGCGAACGGGAGAACCCTAATGCCGACGTGATCAGCGCGGCGATTTGCTTCGCGCTCAAGCAGGCCGAGGGCAGACCGGACGGGCTGAAACGTATCGCCCCGAAAGACGCGGAGCGCAGTGTCATCAAGAAGGCCGAGCAGCATAACAAGCCACTCACTCAACTGCTCAAGGAGTACATCCCGGCCAAGTTGGACGAGTTCCTGAACAAGCACGCCCCGACGGATTTGAGAGAGCAGTTGAAGATGGTCTTTACCTTCTACTGCGACCCCAGGATTCGCACGGGCTTGCAGCACCGCATGAACTTGGATTAG
- a CDS encoding VWA domain-containing protein, whose product MRKAALTLLLLLITLSGVGNPQTAGSPPPGGAAAHFSGLDATILIDQSSSMWKSPQNDKNMHRIGQVKNLVYRLAEQVEGTALIHRLSIIDFGDTASVSLSNYGIRYNPADPGGALRDAKAVIERVVTPHDLIYTNTPDAMRQAINEYDLMERSGPLPDRRRVLLLITDGRPEVRGTRLEDLKASIARYAQELRDRKVGIWVVGINDSLNYWNEGDGAFWESIAGAGRARLAETASSKVFTIIQGIVDEWLGSSSSPFAGDEYACPPYLRRVVFSVNLGLPRSAIGMVDPDGNDIPLSSGGAGVIPGTFGRFVVDDPKPGTYKLKRDPSRSYTPRVELTSANIQRLSPARVAGMETPARFVFQATDSGGVPLQMLSEYPIDASLVVTSPTGAVTEIKTAFQGDGKFVAEWQPPQLGTYRVRLKGLVKLKSGADYDVFADNASSYDEVLEVNDLHPFFLQLDDPDPVGGIRTMKPQSTATLVLSLLDARHQKVSDVSSTIKEPATWLALQLLDKSGVPLPGAPTALVPDADGRFVTAVPVQLDWLKGEGWLTPGQVYFRVLAQPNRLSGANYLDSIQLPVEAETHRVGGDPLTVGPLSVRFSRWILWSLSLLAVAAAVGGLWVMAKWVLPGRRLWWSDYRKGRTVMVKVYDPDIDPDGYSAKKFSATSGSRFNYDRSLSVAIDGQSYIAKTFRIYRAPQTDRVDVDVRYSWQHDPKTFHTVRLYKDQVARLIGLPQDSFVIRLEEKP is encoded by the coding sequence ATGCGCAAAGCGGCGTTGACCCTGTTGCTCCTGTTGATCACGCTCAGCGGCGTCGGCAATCCGCAAACGGCCGGCAGCCCACCGCCGGGCGGCGCGGCGGCGCACTTCAGCGGCCTCGACGCGACGATCTTGATCGACCAGTCCTCCAGCATGTGGAAGTCGCCGCAAAACGACAAGAACATGCATCGTATCGGGCAGGTGAAGAACCTCGTCTACCGGCTGGCGGAACAGGTCGAGGGCACCGCCTTGATCCACCGCCTGTCGATCATTGACTTCGGCGATACGGCTTCCGTGTCACTATCCAATTATGGCATTCGCTACAACCCCGCTGATCCTGGCGGCGCACTGCGCGACGCCAAGGCGGTCATCGAGCGCGTGGTCACTCCCCATGATTTGATCTATACCAACACGCCCGATGCGATGCGACAAGCCATCAACGAGTACGACTTGATGGAGCGGTCCGGGCCTTTGCCGGACCGGCGGCGCGTGCTGCTCTTGATCACGGATGGCCGCCCGGAGGTCCGCGGGACGAGGCTCGAAGACCTGAAGGCGAGCATTGCCAGGTATGCTCAGGAGCTGCGCGACCGAAAAGTCGGCATCTGGGTGGTCGGGATTAACGACAGCCTTAACTACTGGAACGAAGGCGACGGGGCATTCTGGGAGAGCATTGCCGGCGCCGGGCGCGCACGCTTGGCGGAAACCGCCTCGTCCAAGGTCTTCACCATCATTCAGGGTATCGTCGATGAGTGGCTCGGCTCTTCCAGCTCGCCATTCGCCGGCGACGAGTACGCCTGCCCGCCTTACCTGCGGCGCGTCGTTTTCAGCGTCAACCTCGGGCTGCCGAGGTCAGCCATCGGCATGGTTGACCCAGACGGTAACGACATCCCGCTGTCGTCCGGCGGCGCTGGCGTCATCCCCGGAACCTTCGGCCGCTTTGTTGTCGATGACCCCAAGCCCGGCACCTACAAGCTCAAACGCGACCCATCGCGCAGCTACACGCCGCGGGTTGAGTTGACTTCAGCCAACATTCAGCGACTGTCGCCGGCCAGAGTGGCCGGCATGGAAACCCCTGCGCGCTTCGTCTTCCAGGCGACCGACAGCGGCGGAGTGCCGCTCCAGATGCTCTCGGAATACCCTATCGACGCGTCGCTAGTGGTCACGTCGCCGACCGGCGCAGTGACCGAGATTAAAACTGCGTTCCAGGGCGATGGCAAGTTTGTCGCCGAATGGCAGCCGCCGCAACTCGGGACGTACCGCGTGCGCTTGAAAGGTCTGGTCAAACTCAAGAGCGGTGCGGACTATGATGTCTTTGCCGACAACGCCTCTTCTTATGATGAAGTCCTGGAAGTCAACGACCTCCACCCCTTCTTTTTGCAGCTTGACGACCCTGACCCGGTCGGCGGCATTCGCACGATGAAGCCGCAGTCAACAGCGACGCTCGTCCTGTCGCTGCTCGATGCCAGGCACCAGAAGGTTAGTGATGTGTCGAGCACGATCAAAGAGCCGGCGACCTGGCTCGCCTTGCAGTTGCTCGACAAGTCGGGGGTCCCTCTGCCCGGAGCGCCGACAGCGCTTGTGCCGGACGCGGACGGGCGGTTCGTAACTGCGGTCCCCGTGCAACTCGACTGGCTCAAGGGCGAAGGATGGCTGACGCCCGGACAGGTATATTTCCGCGTCCTGGCCCAGCCCAATCGCCTGTCTGGGGCGAACTACCTCGACTCTATTCAATTGCCGGTCGAGGCAGAAACCCATCGGGTCGGAGGCGACCCGCTAACCGTAGGCCCATTGAGCGTGCGCTTTTCCCGTTGGATTCTCTGGAGCCTGTCATTGCTGGCTGTGGCCGCGGCGGTCGGCGGTCTGTGGGTGATGGCGAAGTGGGTTCTGCCGGGAAGGCGACTGTGGTGGAGCGATTACCGAAAGGGGCGCACCGTTATGGTCAAAGTCTACGACCCGGACATTGATCCGGACGGCTATAGCGCCAAGAAGTTCTCCGCCACCTCAGGCAGTCGCTTCAACTACGACCGCTCGCTCAGTGTGGCGATTGACGGCCAAAGTTACATCGCAAAAACATTCCGAATTTATCGCGCGCCGCAGACCGACCGGGTTGACGTAGACGTGCGCTATAGCTGGCAGCATGACCCGAAGACCTTTCACACGGTCAGGCTTTACAAAGACCAGGTCGCCCGGTTGATCGGCTTGCCACAAGATAGCTTCGTGATCCGCTTAGAGGAGAAGCCCTAG
- a CDS encoding CAP domain-containing protein: MKLIIWLAIISGLLLAGFLILRPVIGEMGKPIPPNVRGRASNPVPDGTLGPAASTGGTGSGTPTTGPPLPRPSAADAAKLGITHAEDIEQAILALVNEERLKAGLKPALQPEPTLQETARSHSDDMFIRNFFDHNDPDSLSPADRIAIRHRQLIGLTNENIWQRANLDLSDKKKVARQIMDDWMHSPGHRANILNPAYTHLGVGVSVKGNDVEATQNFAAIRAETDQPVPLQVRAGESLSLVATPVSPTPRPEQFEFFSSDQGRAVGAAQKIAGGTANVPAGVYKLRFYFPKHGGYDIYWGPQIQVQ; encoded by the coding sequence GTGAAGCTGATCATCTGGTTAGCGATCATTTCGGGGCTCCTGCTGGCCGGGTTCTTAATCCTTCGCCCGGTGATCGGCGAGATGGGCAAGCCGATACCGCCCAACGTGCGGGGGCGCGCCAGTAACCCGGTGCCTGATGGGACCCTGGGGCCCGCCGCGTCAACAGGAGGCACAGGGAGCGGCACTCCTACCACGGGGCCGCCGCTGCCGCGCCCGTCAGCGGCAGATGCCGCGAAGCTGGGCATCACTCATGCCGAAGACATCGAACAAGCCATCCTGGCATTGGTCAACGAAGAGCGTCTGAAAGCGGGGCTGAAGCCGGCATTACAACCGGAACCGACGCTGCAAGAAACGGCGCGGAGCCACAGCGACGACATGTTTATTCGCAATTTTTTTGACCACAACGACCCGGATAGCCTGTCGCCGGCTGACCGCATTGCCATTCGCCACCGGCAACTGATCGGCTTGACGAACGAGAATATCTGGCAGAGGGCCAACCTGGACCTGAGCGATAAAAAAAAAGTCGCGAGGCAAATTATGGATGACTGGATGCATAGTCCGGGCCACCGCGCCAACATTCTCAATCCGGCCTACACACACCTCGGCGTCGGCGTCTCGGTCAAGGGCAACGACGTGGAAGCGACGCAGAATTTTGCGGCCATCCGTGCCGAGACGGACCAGCCGGTGCCTTTACAGGTACGCGCGGGTGAGAGTTTGAGCCTGGTGGCTACGCCGGTCAGCCCGACGCCCAGGCCCGAACAGTTCGAGTTCTTCTCGTCGGACCAGGGGCGAGCCGTCGGGGCCGCGCAAAAGATCGCCGGCGGCACCGCCAATGTTCCGGCCGGCGTCTACAAGCTGCGGTTCTACTTCCCCAAACACGGCGGTTATGACATCTACTGGGGGCCGCAGATTCAAGTGCAGTAA